GCTGTCGCGGTCGGAACCTCGTACTGCCACGTCGAACAGTTCTCGGTCTGACGTAACAGTTCACTGAACCGGCTCACCGGAAATCGGGAGTCCGGTCCTACCAGACGTCCCTGAACAACCGTTCGTACTCCGCGAGTCGGCCCGCAGGTGCCTCGTCGGTCACCGCCGAGACGACGACCATCGCGACGACCTGCACCACGAGCAGCGGCACGAACGGGAGGAACCCGAACGTGAGCGAGCCGGGGAGTACACCGAGTTCGAACGCCCAGAGGCCGACGAAGCCGACCAACAGTCCGACGAGGACGCTCTCCTCGGAGGAGGCCCGCCAGTAGAACGCCGAGACGAACGGGACGAACATCAACGCGTAGCCCGAGAACGCGAACGTCGCGGTGTCGACGATGCTGTCCTTCGTCACCAGTGCCCCGACGTACGCCAGCGCGAAGATGATAACGAGGAACGCGCGGGTGAGCCACACCTCGCGCTCGTTGCTGTCGATGTCGAAGAACTCCCGCGCCACGTCCTCGGTGAAGAACGTGCTCAGCGTGAGTACCTGTCCGTCGAGACTCGACATGAGCGCGGCGAGGATGCCGGCGAGCGCGAAGCCGACGACCCAGACCGGCAGGAACTCCGCCACCATCGTCGGCAGGATGAAGTCGGGGTTACCGAGCTCGGGGAACTGTGCGACGCCCCAGAAGCCGAGCATCACCGCCGGGACCCAGACGACGACGACCGCGACCGGATACAGCAGCGACGTCTGCTTCAGCGTCTCGACCGACTTCGCGGTCATGTAGCGCATGATGAGATGTGGGAACATGAACGCGCCGAAGGCGACGATGAGTCCCTGCGAGAGCCACGTCCTGGTCTGGAACGGCGGGATGCCGCCCCGGTTCAGGAGCACGCCGTTGTTGATGCTGGCGACGGCCTCCGTCGCCGCGCCGAAGCCGCCGATGCGGGTGGGGACCCAGACGAACATCGCCAGGAGGAACGCGATGAAGACGGCCCCCTGGAACGCGTTCGTCCAGCCGGTGCCACGCATCCCGCCCTGGTAGACGTACAGCCCGACGACGACCAGCACGATGAGCGCGCCGAGCCAGTAGGGGATGAGCCCCTCGGTCAGCGACTCGAAGACGATACCACCGCCCTGCACGCCGACGAGCAGGTACGGAATCGTCCAGATGGTGAACATCGTCATGATGACGACGCCGAGGTACGAGGAGTTCCAACGATGGTTGACGATCTGACCCGGTGTGATGTGTCCGAAGCGTTTTCCAACGAGCCAGATGCGGTACCCGACCGTCATGAGGAACACCGGGAAGAGGAACGCGAACAGCGAGACGAAGAAGCCGTACGCGCCCGCTCCAGCCCGATAGGCGAGGCCCGGTGCACCGATCATCACCACGGCGGTCATGTTCGTGGCGAACAGCGCCGCGAGCAGGATGATGGTGTTGAACGACCGGTCCGCCATGAGGAAGTCCTCCCGGCTCGTCCCGGTCGCTCGGGCGGCGACGTAGCCGACACCGAGAACCAAGAACAGGTACACCACCGTGACGGAGAGGATGACGACGTTGTCAGCGACCATCGCCCGTCACCTCGGATGCCGTCTCCGTCGTCGTCTCCGAACCGGCCCCGTCCCCGAAGACGCCCGTGGGAGGTTCCGGAGCGAGCCGGTACATCGCGTAGAGCACGACGACCCCGAACAGATTGAACATGGCGTCGTACGCGATCTGTATCGGGAGCCAGCCGAAGACGAGTGTATCTGAGTCAACGATGCCGACCACTTCGCTCTGATGCAGTACCACCATCGCCAGGATGACCAGCAGGACAAGCGCGCGTCTCGGCTCGTCGGGCCACCAGAAGCTCTCTCTGAACATCTGCGGGCTATCGTTCAGAACAATCACTAATAAACCCGAGGGTCGGGGAAGGGGAGTTTATTCCCCGGTGAACTCGGGAGACCGCCGCTCGCGGAACGCCGCGATACCTTCGGCGTGGTCGTCGCTGTTGCCGAGGATGGCGTTCGCACGTGCCTCGTTCTCCAGCGCCTCCTCGAACGTCGCGTTGACGCCCTCGTGGAGGAGCTGTTTGGACATCCCCAGGGCCGCAGTCGGCCCGTCGCGGAGCTGTCCCACGAGCTCGTCGACCTTCTCGTCGAGTTCGTCAGCCGGGACCGCGTAGTTGACGAGGCCGATGTCTTCTGCCTCCGTCGCGTCGACCGGCCGGCCGGTCATCACGAGCTCCTTCGCCTTCGCGAGGCTCGTACTGTGGGTCAGCAGGTACGAGCCGCCGCAGTCGATTGCCAGCCCGACGTTCTTGAAGCCCTCGCTGAGCGTCGCGTCCTCGGCGGCGACGATGATATCACACGAGAGTGCGAGGTTCGAGCCGGCCCCGATGGCGTCGCCCTGGAGCCGGCAGACGACGGGTTTGTCCAGTGCCATCAGCGCCTTCATCGGCCGGTGGATGCCCTCGGTGATGTACTCCCGTCGCTCGACGCCCGTCGCGTCGTCGTCGAGCAGTTCGCCGAGTGCCTTCACGTCGCCGCCCCCGCAGAACAGGTCGCCCTCCGCCGCGAGGACGACCACGCGTACCTCGTCGTCGCTGGCCGCGTCCGCGACCCCCTCGACCAGCCCCTCGATGACGTCGGCGTTCATCGCGTTCCGTGCTTCGGGTCGTGCGAGCGTGATCTCCGCGACGCCGTCCGAGACGCTGTAGGTGACAGCTGACATGAGACTACCATCGTGCAGGGCCGAATTAAAACTAGCGTCGGCGGACCCCCGACCCCGGCCGCACGAATCGGGACGTGAGGTGGGGCTTGCGTAGATTTATTATCCAGTGGTGGGTTCTTTCTTCATACCATGGCCGGGTACGAGTCCGCGACACTGGACATCGACGGGTACGTACCGTTCTCTGAGGAACGGTGCAGGCAGTACATCGAGGACGGGCACTGGCGGAACCTGACCTTCCACGACGTGCTGGACAGGGCGGCGGACGACCAGCCGGATCGGACGGCTGTCATCGGACCACATCGGGAGCTCAGCTACGGGGACCTGCAGACGCGGTCACGACAGCTTGCGGCCGCGCTCGTCGAGAATCTGGGCCTCGAGGTGGGCGACATGGCCGTCTTCCAGTTCCCGAACTGCACCGAGTTCGTCGAGGCGTTCTTCGCCTGCTCGCGCGCCGGCGTCGTGCCGGTGATGCTCCTGCCGCGGCACCGCGCCGCCGAGGCGACCCACGTGACGAACCTCACCGACGCGAAGGCCTTCTTCACCGCGGGTGACCGCTACGAGATGGGGTTCGACCACGTCGGCCTCGTCGACGACATCGCGGCGGACTGCGACTCGCTGGAGCACCGAGTCGCCGTGTGCGACGAGACGGTGCCCGACGGCTGGCACTCCTTCGACGACCTGTTCGAGCCGGACGGTACTGACGCCGCTGACGACATCGAGGTCAACCCGTTCGACCCGGGTCTGATGCTCCTCTCGGGTGGCACGACCGGGATGCCGAAGGGCATCCCCCGGACCCACAACGACTACGTGTTCCAGTGGGAGTACATGGCGTCGGTCTCGGAGGTCGAGGACGACTGGGTCTCGTTCCCGAGCGTCCCCATCGGCCACAACGCGTCGCTGAACTGCATCGTGGGAGCGACGTTCTGGGCGGGTGGCACGCTCGCCGTCGAGCCCAACCTGAAACCGGAGTCGCTGATGGCACTCATCGAGCGCGTCGGGGGGAACTACACCCTCCCGATTCCGACGCAGCTCATCGACATCCTCGAGCACCCGAAGCTCGACGAGTACGACCTCTCCTCGCTGGAAGTCGTGATGAGCGGCGGCCAGAAGGTGCGGCCGAAGGCGGTCTACGACTTCGTCGACAACTGGGACGTGGGGTTCGAGAACATCTTCGGGATGGCCGAAGGCCCACTCATCTGCACCCGACCGGACGACGACGTGGACGTACAGGCACACACCGTCGGGCGGCCTATCGCCCCCGACGCCGACGAGGTGAAGATCGTCGACGAACGACGCGAGGAGGAGGTCCAGCAGGGCGAGGCCGGTGAGCTGGCCGTTCGTGGGCCGGGGTTCTTCACCGGCTACTTCCGGAACGAGGAGGAGAACAGCGAGAACTTCGACGAGGACGGCTGGTTCTACACCGAGGACGTGCTCCGGCTGAACGACGACGGCAACTTCGAGGTGTTCGGCCGGATGAAGGACACCATCATCCGGGGCGGCGAGAACATCTACGCGCCGGGTATCGAGGACGAGATCATCGAGCACCCGTCGGTGATGAACGTCGCCGTCATCGGGATGCCGGACGAACGACTCGGCGAACGCCCGTGTGCGTTCATCGAACTCGAACCCGACGCTGAAGCCGTCACGGTCGACTCGCTCTCGACCTTCCTCGACGAGCGGGGCATCGCGGTGTTCAAACACCCCGAACGGGTCGAGATCGTCGACGAGATTCCCCGAACCGAGGTCGGCAAGATCGCGAAGGTGTCCCTGGAGGAGCGCATCACCCAGCAGCTGAAATCGGAGGGCGTCCTCCCCGAGGAGTACTGAGACCGCCACATCGGCCCGTAACGGTCGTCAGACACCCTTTCTGGAATAATCTGCCGTTAGTGAAATCGGGAGCGTGGCCCGGATGCCGGGGACACCCGACCGAGAGCCAGCCCAGCTTAACACACCCTAAGGGCGTGTAATTCGGCGGTCGTTACGGCGTGTCGTCGGAGTACACGTCGAGGTCCGAGAGCGGGCGCGCGACACAGGTCAGGCAGTAGCCTTCCGCCTTCTCGTCCTCCGTGAGCATCATCGCGTCCTCCTGCCGGACCTCGCCCTCCGCACGGGCCACGCACATCCCACAGTGGCCCATCCGACACTGGTACTGGAGGTTCAGCCCGTGTTTCTCGGCCATGTCGAGGATGCTGTCGGGGCTGTCCTCGTCCATCTCGAACGAGACATCCTCGTTGACGAAATGGACGGTGTGCTCTGGCATGCTCAGAGCTCTCCTTCGTAGGTGTGCTCGATCTGTTCCAGTCCGTACTCCTCGTAGATCTCGCCGAGGTAGTGGTTCTCCGCGAGGACGTTCATCCGGTAGAAGGAGAGGTTCTGCTCGTGTTTGAACCACTCCTCCGCCTTGTCGAGGAGGGCGGCCTCGATGCCCTGACGCTGGTAGCCGCTGCGCACGTGGTGACCGAAGATCATCCCGTGCTGGTCGAGCTGGAAGATCGGGTGGGCACCCATCACTCTGACCTCGATGACACCCAGAAGACCCTCGACCTCGGTCGAGTCGGCGACGAAGACGGACGCCTTCGAGCTACCGACCATCCGGTTGAGGAAGTAATCACGCCACTGGTCACCGGCGTCGGCCTTGTGTTCGTAGCGGGCGTCGAACTGCGAGAGATGGTCGGAGTACTCGTACCACAGGGAGAGTATCTCGTCGGCGTCGTCCTCTTCGGCGTACCGTATCTCGTAGTTCATACTGGTGATTCGGAAGGGGATACCAAATGGTTTGCGGGAATCGGATTCTCGGCGTTCATCCTGCGTCCCTCGGTTCAGACCGCGATACCGAGCGAACGGAGCTGCATCTTGCCCTCGTCGGTCATCTTGTCCTTCGTCCAGACCGGGTCCCAGACGATCTCCACGTCGACGCGCTCGATCTCGTCGAACTCGCGGAGCCGCTCAGAGACCTCCTCGGTCATCAGCTGGGCGGCGGGACAGCCCATCGCGGTCAGCGTCATGTCCACGGACGCGTGGCCGTCCTCGACCGTCACGTCGTACACCAATCCGAGGTCGACGATGCTGATGGGGAGTTCGGGGTCGGTCACGTCACGGAGCGCCTCGTGGCACTGCTCGTCCAGCGCGGCTGCTTCACCTGGCTGCATGCTACCTCGTAACGTCGTGAGTATATTATACCTTCTGGTGAGCCAGACCGGGTTCTACCGGGTGAGAGCGCCGCTGCGGTACGTTTTTACCGAGGGGCGGCGATTGACAGTGCGTATGCGCACCGAAGTCAACGGTATCGAACTCGCGTACGAGGTCGAGGGTCGTGGTCGGCCGGTCGTCCTCGTCCACGGACTCGGAAGCACACTCAACACGTGGGAGGGGGTGGCGGACTCCCTCTCCGTGGCCTACGAGGTCTACCGGTTCGACCTCCGTGGCAGTGGTCGGAGCGACGTTCCGGACGGACCGTACGAGCTCGACGACTGGGTGGGCGACCTCCGCGCGTTCCTCGACGACCAGGAGCTCGACGCGGTCCACCTGGTCGGGCACTCGCTCGGCAGCATCGTCTCGATGCAGTTCGCCGCCGAGAGCCCCGAGCGGGTCCGTACACTCTCGCTCGCGGCCGCCGGTCCGGGGATGCCCGACGAGAAGGTTGCCGAGCTGTCGTCCGTCGCCGACGCCATCGAGTCCGAGGGGATGGACGCCCACGCCGACGAGGAGACCGCCGAGTCGCTGTCGGCACACACGAAGGAGACGAAGCCGGAACTCGTCGGGCTCTACCGCGAACTCGTCCTCTCGAACGACCCGGCTGGCTACGCGGCGTCGATGCGTGGCCTGATGGACGCGTCCGTGATGCCGGTGCTCGGCGACATCGAGGCCCCGACGCTGTTGCTGGCGGCGGAGAACGACACCGTGACGCCGCCGGTCGCCTCGCTCATCATCGCCGGAAAGGTTCCGGATGCGACCGTCACGGTGCTCCCGGACGCCGGCCACATGGCACACCTGGAAGCGCCGAAGGCGGTGGCGACGGAGCTGCACGAGTTCATCGCGAACAACTAGTCGGACCGACTCCCGTCGGCGTCACTCCACTCGTAGGGTTCGAGGGCGACCCGGAACTCCGCGGGGATCTCCTCGGTGCCGTCTTCGCCGGTCGAGAGACAGACCCTGGTCACGTCGATGCGGAACGCCTCGTGGTCCTGGGTCAGGTTCTCCGCGTGCGCCCTGACGTCGAACGACTTCGTGCCGAAGGACTCGACGCCGACGTGGACGGCCACCTCGTCGCCCAGCTCGATGGGCCCCCTGAAGTCACCCTCCGCGTGGGCCATCGGGAACAGCACGCCCAGTTCATCGGCGAGCTTCGGGATGGGGTAGCCGACGTGCTCGAACCACTCCTCCTCGGCGACGTGGGCGTAGTTGAACAGGCGACCGTAGAACACCCGGCCGGCGTAGTCGATGTCGTCGAACCGTGCGGTTATCGTGTGCTCGAACATCGTCCGTACCTCCACAGGCGACGGGATGAATCTTGCCCCGGCCACCCGGACCTCGGGCTCCGTGACGGAGCTGGTGGTCAAGACCGGTTCCAGGGCCGATTTTTCTCCACGCTGGACTGGGTATGTTCGAAGCTAGCATTTAATACGGTGTAACGACGAGTATGACTCGATATGGGCGTCGTAGAACGTCAGTTAGAGGAGTTGAAAGCGGAGTGTAAAGCCGATGACGAGGAGCTCATCGGCAAGGTCTCTCGCGGCGAGATGATCGAGACGATAGAGGAGATGAGTCCGGGCTATCTCCACACGCTCGTCGAGTTCATGCTCACCCAGCACGACACCGAGATCATGAGCGCCTGCTCGTACCACCCAGCGGCGACACAGATGGCACCGACGATGGACGCCAAAGTGTCGGGCAGCGCCGTCGTGCAGGACGAGATTGGCCACGCGAACCTGGGCTACCGCGTGCTCTCCGACCTCGGCTTCGACAAGGAGGCGCTGATGTACGAGCGCGACCCGAAGGAGTGGCGGAACATGCGAGTGTTCGACGAGCCGTTCGAGAACTTCGCCGAGTTCGCCTGCGGCGTCGGCTTCTACGACCGCGCGGGCACCATCCAGATCGGCGACATCGAGGAGAACTGCTCGTTCGGCCCGTGGAAACGCTACGAGCGGAAGGTCGTCGCCGAGGAGGGGTTCCACAAGCGCCTCGGTGACATGTGGTTCAAGCGCCTCGGCAGCGGCACGGACCGCCAGCAGGAGACGCTGCAGGCTGCGGTCGACAAGATGTTCCCGAAGGCCATCGCGTTCCTCGGACACCCCGAGAAGGAGGGCAAGGCCATCAAACGCATCCGCGAGTACAGCCTCCGGAAGGGCTCGAACCGGGAGCACCGCCAGGAGTGGCTGCGACAGGTCGTCGAGACGTTCGACCCGCTCGAGGTCGACGTCCCCGCCCACTACGACGAGGACGCCGACGAGTACGTCGTCGACCTCGACATGGACTGGAAGGGCGTCTACGACGAGTGGAAGCAGTCCCCCGGCCCCGTCGACCACATCCAGACCGTCAGAGGCGTTGCATAATGAAGAAGGAGACCTACGAGGTCCTCGGCCGCGTGTCCTCGGGCGAACCCATCCGCTCCGTCGGCAGCGTCGAGGCCCCCAACGACTCGTTCGCGACCCGCTACGCCGAGATGTTCTACGACGAGGAGGACTGGGATCTCCTGTTCGTCGTCGCCCGCGAGAACATGCTCAAGGCGAAAGGACGGACCGGCCACGAGTACTCCGACACGGGCACCGTCGAGGAGGCGACGGTCGCCGCCGTCGCAGGTGAGAGCCGATGAGCGCGGAGCTCACATCGGAGGGGCGCAGGGCCGCCTACGACCT
The DNA window shown above is from Haloarchaeobius litoreus and carries:
- a CDS encoding metal-sulfur cluster assembly factor, which encodes MQPGEAAALDEQCHEALRDVTDPELPISIVDLGLVYDVTVEDGHASVDMTLTAMGCPAAQLMTEEVSERLREFDEIERVDVEIVWDPVWTKDKMTDEGKMQLRSLGIAV
- a CDS encoding GNAT family N-acetyltransferase; amino-acid sequence: MNYEIRYAEEDDADEILSLWYEYSDHLSQFDARYEHKADAGDQWRDYFLNRMVGSSKASVFVADSTEVEGLLGVIEVRVMGAHPIFQLDQHGMIFGHHVRSGYQRQGIEAALLDKAEEWFKHEQNLSFYRMNVLAENHYLGEIYEEYGLEQIEHTYEGEL
- a CDS encoding acyl-CoA thioesterase — encoded protein: MFEHTITARFDDIDYAGRVFYGRLFNYAHVAEEEWFEHVGYPIPKLADELGVLFPMAHAEGDFRGPIELGDEVAVHVGVESFGTKSFDVRAHAENLTQDHEAFRIDVTRVCLSTGEDGTEEIPAEFRVALEPYEWSDADGSRSD
- a CDS encoding 1,2-phenylacetyl-CoA epoxidase subunit PaaC — its product is MGVVERQLEELKAECKADDEELIGKVSRGEMIETIEEMSPGYLHTLVEFMLTQHDTEIMSACSYHPAATQMAPTMDAKVSGSAVVQDEIGHANLGYRVLSDLGFDKEALMYERDPKEWRNMRVFDEPFENFAEFACGVGFYDRAGTIQIGDIEENCSFGPWKRYERKVVAEEGFHKRLGDMWFKRLGSGTDRQQETLQAAVDKMFPKAIAFLGHPEKEGKAIKRIREYSLRKGSNREHRQEWLRQVVETFDPLEVDVPAHYDEDADEYVVDLDMDWKGVYDEWKQSPGPVDHIQTVRGVA
- a CDS encoding enoyl-CoA hydratase/isomerase family protein, whose product is MSAVTYSVSDGVAEITLARPEARNAMNADVIEGLVEGVADAASDDEVRVVVLAAEGDLFCGGGDVKALGELLDDDATGVERREYITEGIHRPMKALMALDKPVVCRLQGDAIGAGSNLALSCDIIVAAEDATLSEGFKNVGLAIDCGGSYLLTHSTSLAKAKELVMTGRPVDATEAEDIGLVNYAVPADELDEKVDELVGQLRDGPTAALGMSKQLLHEGVNATFEEALENEARANAILGNSDDHAEGIAAFRERRSPEFTGE
- a CDS encoding (2,3-dihydroxybenzoyl)adenylate synthase — encoded protein: MAGYESATLDIDGYVPFSEERCRQYIEDGHWRNLTFHDVLDRAADDQPDRTAVIGPHRELSYGDLQTRSRQLAAALVENLGLEVGDMAVFQFPNCTEFVEAFFACSRAGVVPVMLLPRHRAAEATHVTNLTDAKAFFTAGDRYEMGFDHVGLVDDIAADCDSLEHRVAVCDETVPDGWHSFDDLFEPDGTDAADDIEVNPFDPGLMLLSGGTTGMPKGIPRTHNDYVFQWEYMASVSEVEDDWVSFPSVPIGHNASLNCIVGATFWAGGTLAVEPNLKPESLMALIERVGGNYTLPIPTQLIDILEHPKLDEYDLSSLEVVMSGGQKVRPKAVYDFVDNWDVGFENIFGMAEGPLICTRPDDDVDVQAHTVGRPIAPDADEVKIVDERREEEVQQGEAGELAVRGPGFFTGYFRNEEENSENFDEDGWFYTEDVLRLNDDGNFEVFGRMKDTIIRGGENIYAPGIEDEIIEHPSVMNVAVIGMPDERLGERPCAFIELEPDAEAVTVDSLSTFLDERGIAVFKHPERVEIVDEIPRTEVGKIAKVSLEERITQQLKSEGVLPEEY
- a CDS encoding 2Fe-2S iron-sulfur cluster-binding protein, which produces MPEHTVHFVNEDVSFEMDEDSPDSILDMAEKHGLNLQYQCRMGHCGMCVARAEGEVRQEDAMMLTEDEKAEGYCLTCVARPLSDLDVYSDDTP
- a CDS encoding sodium:solute symporter family protein, producing the protein MVADNVVILSVTVVYLFLVLGVGYVAARATGTSREDFLMADRSFNTIILLAALFATNMTAVVMIGAPGLAYRAGAGAYGFFVSLFAFLFPVFLMTVGYRIWLVGKRFGHITPGQIVNHRWNSSYLGVVIMTMFTIWTIPYLLVGVQGGGIVFESLTEGLIPYWLGALIVLVVVGLYVYQGGMRGTGWTNAFQGAVFIAFLLAMFVWVPTRIGGFGAATEAVASINNGVLLNRGGIPPFQTRTWLSQGLIVAFGAFMFPHLIMRYMTAKSVETLKQTSLLYPVAVVVVWVPAVMLGFWGVAQFPELGNPDFILPTMVAEFLPVWVVGFALAGILAALMSSLDGQVLTLSTFFTEDVAREFFDIDSNEREVWLTRAFLVIIFALAYVGALVTKDSIVDTATFAFSGYALMFVPFVSAFYWRASSEESVLVGLLVGFVGLWAFELGVLPGSLTFGFLPFVPLLVVQVVAMVVVSAVTDEAPAGRLAEYERLFRDVW
- a CDS encoding alpha/beta fold hydrolase produces the protein MRTEVNGIELAYEVEGRGRPVVLVHGLGSTLNTWEGVADSLSVAYEVYRFDLRGSGRSDVPDGPYELDDWVGDLRAFLDDQELDAVHLVGHSLGSIVSMQFAAESPERVRTLSLAAAGPGMPDEKVAELSSVADAIESEGMDAHADEETAESLSAHTKETKPELVGLYRELVLSNDPAGYAASMRGLMDASVMPVLGDIEAPTLLLAAENDTVTPPVASLIIAGKVPDATVTVLPDAGHMAHLEAPKAVATELHEFIANN